In the Rhinoderma darwinii isolate aRhiDar2 chromosome 13, aRhiDar2.hap1, whole genome shotgun sequence genome, one interval contains:
- the TMEM74B gene encoding transmembrane protein 74B, translated as MASSNTVELRDLSTRPGADDHTYQGSSATIRGFENPSYEEIGETAFSRDPPDVRGLSPLSEARGWAAKENGSPRSEDSREAESGARSVDYGFICSLVLLVGGIVLVAVAYTIPREVRVSPDSVSAREMERLELYYARLGSHLDKCIIAGLGLLTLGGTLLSLLLMVSICKGELYRRRKFTTARGPRTKYGSLNLRMRQVTTEGGQALVEHEVLEMTNHVNQPQPEP; from the coding sequence ATGGCGTCTTCCAACACGGTGGAGCTCCGAGATCTCAGTACAAGACCTGGTGCGGATGACCACACCTATCAGGGCAGCTCAGCCACCATCAGAGGATTCGAGAACCCATCCTACGAAGAGATCGGGGAAACCGCCTTCAGCCGGGACCCACCGGACGTCCGAGGTTTGAGTCCTTTATCTGAGGCGAGAGGATGGGCCGCAAAGGAGAACGGATCCCCCCGCTCCGAGGACAGCCGAGAAGCGGAGTCGGGCGCGCGCTCCGTGGATTATGGCTTTATCTGTTCGCTGGTCTTGTTGGTCGGTGGCATAGTCCTCGTGGCTGTGGCGTACACCATACCACGTGAAGTACGGGTCAGCCCGGATTCTGTGTCCGCACGAGAGATGGAGCGGTTAGAGCTTTACTACGCACGCCTGGGCTCGCACCTAGACAAGTGCATCATCGCCGGCCTAGGCTTGCTCACCTTGGGCGGAACGCTCCTCTCCCTGCTGCTGATGGTTTCTATATGTAAAGGGGAGCTCTACCGCAGGAGGAAATTCACCACAGCCAGGGGACCAAGGACAAAATATGGCTCCCTCAACTTAAGGATGAGACAAGTGACTACGGAGGGCGGGCAGGCGTTGGTGGAACACGAAGTTCTTGAGATGACCAACCACGTTAACCAGCCTCAACCCGAGCCGTGA